The Streptomyces cynarae genome contains a region encoding:
- a CDS encoding Gfo/Idh/MocA family protein has translation MPSSRPPYRVAIIGTGGIAHAHAEALTELSERARLVAVADVDRTRAAEFADRFSAPRVFSDPKDLLESDEFDLVHICTPPQTHAPLASLAMRAGVTALVEKPTALSLREMDHLAAVQEQTGSRVLTVFQHRYGAAAVRLRRLAASGALGRPLVATCETLWYRPDAYFDVPWRGRWDVEGGGPTMGHGIHQFDLMLSVLGPWSRITALADRQARPTDTEDVSVAAVRFEGGALATVVNSLLSPRETSRLRFDFEHATVELEHLYGYREEHWRFTPAPGHEELAALWADAHGPDVTSGHRVQIEAIFDAWDGGQEPGVSLPEARRTLEFAAATYASAFRRVPVAAGELSGDDPFTFSMDGGAVPWEPIKEALV, from the coding sequence ATGCCCAGCTCCCGGCCGCCGTACCGCGTGGCCATCATCGGCACCGGCGGTATCGCCCACGCCCATGCCGAAGCCCTCACCGAACTCTCCGAACGCGCACGGCTGGTCGCCGTGGCCGATGTCGACCGGACACGTGCCGCCGAGTTCGCCGACCGTTTCTCCGCGCCGCGGGTCTTCAGTGACCCGAAGGACCTGCTGGAGAGCGACGAGTTCGATCTCGTGCACATCTGTACGCCACCGCAGACCCACGCACCCCTGGCATCCCTGGCGATGCGGGCAGGCGTCACCGCACTGGTGGAGAAGCCGACGGCGCTGAGCCTGCGCGAGATGGACCACCTGGCGGCGGTGCAGGAGCAGACCGGCTCCAGGGTCCTGACGGTCTTTCAGCACCGCTATGGCGCGGCGGCCGTACGCCTGCGCCGACTGGCCGCGTCCGGCGCACTGGGCCGGCCGCTGGTCGCCACCTGCGAAACCCTCTGGTACCGGCCCGACGCATACTTCGACGTGCCGTGGCGGGGACGCTGGGACGTCGAGGGAGGCGGCCCCACCATGGGACACGGCATCCATCAGTTCGACCTGATGCTGTCGGTCCTCGGCCCCTGGTCCCGGATCACGGCACTCGCCGACCGCCAGGCCCGGCCCACGGACACCGAGGACGTCTCGGTCGCCGCCGTCCGGTTCGAGGGCGGAGCCCTCGCCACGGTGGTCAACTCCCTACTGTCCCCGCGGGAGACGTCACGCCTGCGCTTCGACTTCGAGCACGCCACGGTAGAACTCGAGCACCTCTACGGCTACCGCGAGGAGCACTGGCGATTCACCCCGGCACCGGGCCACGAGGAGCTCGCCGCCCTCTGGGCCGACGCTCACGGGCCGGACGTCACGAGCGGTCACAGGGTCCAGATCGAGGCGATCTTCGACGCCTGGGATGGCGGTCAGGAACCCGGCGTCTCCCTGCCGGAGGCGCGCCGCACCCTGGAGTTCGCCGCGGCGACCTACGCCTCGGCCTTCCGCAGAGTCCCCGTAGCCGCAGGGGAACTGAGCGGCGACGACCCGTTCACGTTCAGCATGGACGGCGGCGCCGTGCCCTGGGAACCCATCAAGGAAGCCCTCGTATGA
- a CDS encoding ABC transporter substrate-binding protein, giving the protein MHASPFRRVAIGTTASLSLVLTACSGSSTDTPAKLSDKPVTLRLTYWGADVRAKLTDEAIAAFEKKHPNIKIKGQYKDWNGYWDALATTTAAKDSPDVVQMDELYLASYADRGALYDLGNAKKFLDTSQFDAKALATGQVGGTQYALPVGIGVMSVIVNTDLFKKYGVALPDDKTWTWDDYAKVAKELTDKSGGKIHGTSGAFGFSAGDIKYWARQHGENLFDKDGNVSLQPETLAGMWKYGLGLISSGASVKTSTMVEDLTAGITAGSFATGKTAMMGGYNTQVTALQQATGAHLKLLQMPHVGTTKANFFKPSMYWAVSSQSKHPAEAAEFVNFLLNDSTAADILKTERGIPANKKMLQHLQSGLAGTDKAAVDYMNEVTPGESPVVTPNGGSGIEPELQRYSQDVYFGKTSPDAAAKAFIKELQGEIDAAK; this is encoded by the coding sequence ATGCACGCCAGCCCCTTCAGACGCGTCGCGATCGGAACGACCGCCTCACTCTCGCTCGTACTGACCGCCTGCTCCGGCAGCAGCACTGACACCCCTGCCAAGCTCAGCGACAAGCCGGTCACCCTCCGCCTCACCTATTGGGGAGCGGACGTCCGCGCCAAGCTCACCGACGAGGCCATCGCGGCGTTCGAGAAGAAGCACCCCAACATCAAGATCAAGGGACAGTACAAGGACTGGAACGGCTACTGGGACGCGCTCGCCACGACGACCGCGGCCAAGGACTCGCCCGACGTCGTCCAGATGGACGAGCTCTACCTCGCGTCCTACGCGGACCGCGGAGCGCTGTACGACCTCGGCAACGCCAAAAAGTTCCTTGACACCTCGCAGTTCGACGCCAAGGCCCTCGCCACAGGACAGGTCGGCGGTACGCAGTACGCGCTTCCCGTCGGCATCGGCGTCATGTCCGTCATCGTGAACACCGACCTGTTCAAGAAGTACGGTGTGGCCCTCCCCGACGACAAGACGTGGACGTGGGACGACTACGCCAAGGTCGCCAAGGAGCTGACGGACAAGAGCGGCGGCAAGATCCACGGCACGTCCGGCGCGTTCGGGTTCTCCGCCGGAGATATCAAGTACTGGGCTCGTCAGCACGGCGAGAACCTTTTCGACAAGGATGGCAATGTCTCGCTGCAGCCCGAGACGCTCGCTGGCATGTGGAAGTACGGTCTGGGCCTCATCTCGTCCGGGGCCAGCGTCAAGACCTCGACGATGGTCGAAGACCTTACCGCCGGCATCACCGCCGGCAGCTTCGCCACCGGGAAGACAGCCATGATGGGGGGCTACAACACCCAGGTCACTGCGCTGCAGCAGGCGACGGGCGCGCATCTGAAGCTGCTCCAGATGCCCCACGTCGGCACAACCAAGGCTAACTTCTTCAAGCCCTCCATGTACTGGGCGGTCTCGAGCCAGAGCAAGCACCCGGCCGAAGCTGCCGAGTTCGTCAACTTCCTGCTCAATGACTCGACGGCTGCGGACATCCTCAAGACCGAGCGTGGAATCCCCGCGAACAAGAAGATGCTCCAGCACCTCCAGTCGGGTCTGGCGGGGACCGACAAGGCGGCCGTCGACTACATGAACGAGGTGACGCCGGGTGAGTCGCCGGTCGTGACGCCCAACGGCGGAAGCGGGATCGAGCCGGAGCTGCAGCGCTACAGCCAGGACGTCTACTTCGGGAAGACCTCGCCCGACGCCGCTGCGAAGGCCTTCATCAAGGAGCTGCAGGGCGAGATCGACGCGGCCAAGTGA
- a CDS encoding carbohydrate ABC transporter permease, whose translation MTDRAIAVPRTLPATRSFAAGRGKRRIRALLKHVLLIACGLMMLYPVLWMVVSSLRPNSEIFRNAGLALTHLRVENYSNGWNAFSHPFSHYLINSLIVVTGAILGNLLACSLAAYAFARLEFKAKRVWFAIMLVTIMLPIHVIIVPQYVLYSQLGWVNTFLPLIVPKFLATDAFFIFLMVQFIRGIPREIDEAARIDGAGHARIFFHVILPLMVPALATTAIFTFIWTWNDFYTQLIYLTDPDKYTTPLALRAFVDQQSATDWGSVFAMSVVSLVPVFLVFLAGQRFLLRGIATTGGK comes from the coding sequence ATGACTGACCGCGCCATAGCCGTACCCCGCACGCTGCCCGCAACCCGCTCGTTCGCGGCGGGCCGCGGAAAGCGCAGGATCCGCGCTCTCCTCAAACACGTCCTGCTCATCGCCTGTGGCCTGATGATGCTGTACCCCGTCCTGTGGATGGTGGTCAGCTCTCTGCGCCCGAACAGCGAGATCTTCCGCAACGCGGGGCTCGCCCTGACGCACCTGCGGGTGGAGAACTACAGCAACGGCTGGAACGCCTTCTCCCACCCGTTCAGCCATTACCTGATCAACTCGTTGATCGTCGTGACCGGCGCGATCCTCGGCAATCTCCTCGCTTGCTCCCTGGCCGCCTACGCGTTCGCCAGGCTCGAGTTCAAGGCGAAGCGCGTGTGGTTCGCCATCATGCTCGTCACGATCATGCTGCCGATCCACGTGATCATCGTGCCGCAGTACGTCCTGTACTCGCAGCTCGGCTGGGTCAACACCTTCCTGCCCCTGATCGTGCCGAAGTTCCTGGCGACCGACGCCTTCTTCATCTTCCTGATGGTGCAGTTCATCCGTGGCATCCCGCGGGAGATCGACGAGGCAGCACGGATCGACGGCGCCGGGCACGCGCGGATCTTCTTCCACGTCATCCTGCCGCTGATGGTCCCGGCGCTGGCGACGACCGCGATCTTCACCTTCATCTGGACCTGGAACGACTTCTACACCCAGCTCATTTACCTCACCGACCCGGACAAGTACACGACGCCTCTCGCTCTGCGGGCCTTCGTCGACCAGCAGAGCGCGACGGACTGGGGTTCGGTGTTCGCCATGAGCGTGGTGTCGCTCGTTCCAGTCTTCCTCGTCTTCCTCGCCGGACAGCGCTTCCTGCTGCGAGGCATCGCGACCACCGGCGGCAAGTAA
- a CDS encoding carbohydrate ABC transporter permease yields MSSINELRRLRGSQRGARQQNKAAFFFLLPWFVGLFGITLGPMLASLYLSFTKYNLLQPPQFSGLDNWTRMLHDERLHQSLQVTFTYVLVSVPLQLALALGLALLMDKGVRGLAFYRSVFYLPSLIGGSVAIAVLWRTVFGTSGLVNKGLGLFGIHGQGWVSEPGTALSTLIVLNVWTFGAPMVIFLAGLRQIPTSLYEAAAVDGAKRWRQFRSITIPMLTPIIFFNLVLQIIHAFQTFTQAFVVSGGTGGPADSTLFYSLYLYQRGFGHFDMGYASALAWLLLLIVAVFTAINFWASKYWVFYDD; encoded by the coding sequence GTGAGCTCCATCAACGAACTACGCCGGCTGCGCGGGTCTCAACGGGGCGCGCGACAGCAGAACAAGGCGGCGTTCTTCTTCCTTCTGCCATGGTTCGTCGGGCTGTTCGGGATCACTCTCGGCCCGATGCTGGCCTCGCTCTACCTGAGCTTCACCAAGTACAACCTGTTGCAGCCGCCGCAGTTCAGCGGGCTGGACAACTGGACGCGCATGCTCCACGACGAGCGTCTGCACCAGTCGCTGCAAGTGACCTTCACCTACGTCCTGGTCTCCGTCCCGTTGCAGCTGGCGCTGGCCCTGGGACTCGCGCTGCTGATGGACAAGGGAGTGCGGGGCCTTGCCTTCTACCGCTCCGTCTTCTATCTGCCCTCACTGATTGGCGGCAGCGTCGCGATCGCCGTGCTGTGGCGCACGGTCTTCGGGACAAGTGGTCTGGTGAACAAGGGCCTCGGCCTGTTCGGCATCCACGGACAGGGTTGGGTCTCGGAGCCAGGAACCGCGTTGTCGACCCTCATCGTCCTGAACGTCTGGACGTTCGGTGCCCCCATGGTCATCTTCCTGGCCGGCCTGCGGCAGATTCCGACCTCCCTTTACGAGGCGGCAGCCGTCGACGGCGCGAAGCGCTGGCGCCAGTTCCGCAGCATCACGATCCCGATGCTGACACCGATCATCTTCTTCAACCTGGTGCTGCAGATCATCCACGCCTTCCAGACGTTCACCCAGGCCTTCGTGGTCTCGGGCGGCACCGGAGGCCCCGCCGACTCCACCCTCTTCTACTCGCTGTACCTCTACCAGCGCGGGTTCGGCCACTTCGACATGGGGTACGCGTCCGCGCTCGCGTGGCTCCTGCTCCTCATCGTCGCGGTCTTCACCGCCATCAACTTCTGGGCCTCAAAGTACTGGGTGTTTTACGATGACTGA
- a CDS encoding LacI family DNA-binding transcriptional regulator, translating to MDGADTAQRRPTITDVARLAGVSPQTVSRYLRFNGGLKPTTLERVEKAIRELDYRPNLVARSMRTRKTGRLAILMPAMAFNPSRMLAGASATAHTAGYFVDVVSAAGGIGARSERLLELADSGQFEGILSLAPVLPSVQNKLHQRTTVVISADFDDEMRSIGELADATPLVRMIEHLAALGHSRFLHVAGDAQFASARARKQSYLDTIERLGLESVGVFDGDWSGESGIEAIRSLPNRSRPTAVIAANDLVAAGVVRGARERGWDVPGDVSVTGWDNVAVGQFMTPSLTTVDVDLERLGSKAMAKLIASLSDTAPETNEETLFRIIWRESTAEPPTTGHPAHRR from the coding sequence ATGGACGGCGCTGACACGGCGCAACGAAGGCCGACGATCACCGACGTGGCGCGCCTCGCCGGCGTGTCACCCCAGACGGTGTCGCGGTACCTGCGGTTCAACGGCGGGCTGAAGCCCACGACCCTGGAACGCGTGGAGAAGGCGATCCGCGAACTGGACTACCGCCCCAACCTGGTGGCGCGGTCCATGCGCACGAGGAAGACCGGCCGACTGGCAATCCTCATGCCCGCCATGGCCTTCAACCCCTCCCGCATGCTGGCGGGAGCCAGCGCGACGGCACACACCGCGGGATACTTCGTGGACGTCGTCAGCGCCGCGGGCGGCATAGGGGCCAGGAGTGAACGCCTGCTGGAACTCGCCGACTCAGGACAGTTCGAAGGCATCCTCTCCCTCGCCCCCGTACTCCCCTCGGTGCAGAACAAACTGCACCAGAGGACGACCGTGGTGATCTCGGCCGACTTCGACGACGAGATGCGCAGCATCGGAGAGTTGGCCGACGCCACGCCCCTGGTGCGGATGATCGAGCACCTGGCGGCGCTCGGCCACTCCCGTTTCCTGCATGTGGCGGGCGACGCGCAGTTCGCCTCCGCGAGGGCGCGCAAGCAGAGCTATCTGGACACGATCGAACGCCTCGGGCTCGAGTCCGTCGGAGTCTTCGACGGCGACTGGTCCGGCGAGTCCGGCATCGAGGCGATCCGGTCGCTCCCGAACCGTTCACGGCCGACCGCGGTGATAGCGGCCAACGACCTGGTCGCCGCCGGTGTCGTCCGGGGCGCCCGGGAGCGCGGCTGGGACGTGCCGGGCGACGTCAGCGTCACCGGCTGGGACAACGTCGCCGTCGGGCAGTTCATGACCCCGTCCCTGACCACCGTCGACGTGGACCTCGAACGACTCGGTAGCAAGGCCATGGCCAAGCTGATCGCGAGTTTGAGCGACACGGCACCCGAGACGAATGAGGAAACGCTGTTCAGGATCATCTGGCGGGAGTCGACGGCCGAGCCGCCTACGACAGGGCACCCCGCTCACAGGCGGTGA
- a CDS encoding cupin domain-containing protein: protein MTATKAELPGGVAISHLSVYDWPAADGACGGTPHMHLACSEAYVVTGGRGAVQTLTASGYEVTPLEAGTLAWFTPGTIHRLVNEGDLRITVLMQNSGLPEAGDAVLTLPPEYLTDPETYTRATVIPADAPEEEQERVARARRDLAMEGFRALREAEGPQALAAFHRAAAALVRPRIAEWRERWRRGAEAAAAATGVQLDALERGEYPHLADAVVRSERPAARGKFGMCGRLDVYEN from the coding sequence ATGACTGCAACCAAGGCTGAACTGCCCGGGGGCGTCGCCATCTCGCATCTGTCGGTGTACGACTGGCCCGCCGCCGACGGGGCGTGCGGGGGTACCCCTCATATGCACCTGGCGTGTTCAGAGGCTTACGTCGTCACCGGCGGCCGCGGGGCTGTGCAGACGCTGACGGCGTCCGGGTACGAGGTCACTCCGCTCGAGGCCGGTACCCTCGCCTGGTTCACGCCCGGCACCATCCACCGTCTGGTCAACGAGGGCGATCTCCGGATCACTGTTCTGATGCAGAACAGTGGGCTGCCGGAGGCGGGTGACGCCGTCCTGACGCTGCCCCCGGAGTACTTGACCGATCCGGAGACGTACACGCGTGCCACCGTCATCCCGGCCGACGCACCCGAGGAGGAGCAGGAGCGCGTGGCCCGGGCCCGTCGGGACCTCGCGATGGAGGGCTTCCGGGCCTTGCGCGAGGCTGAGGGGCCGCAGGCCTTGGCCGCGTTCCACCGGGCCGCCGCGGCGCTCGTACGGCCGCGCATCGCCGAGTGGCGCGAGCGGTGGCGACGGGGTGCCGAGGCCGCCGCCGCGGCTACCGGGGTGCAGCTCGACGCGCTGGAACGGGGGGAGTACCCCCACCTCGCGGATGCCGTCGTACGGTCAGAACGGCCTGCTGCTCGCGGGAAGTTCGGGATGTGCGGACGGCTGGACGTCTACGAGAATTGA
- a CDS encoding SGNH/GDSL hydrolase family protein, whose translation MDNGLAGRSVYAFGDSIVYGHVYPRSFADLVAEQESMTLTKFARNGATIGADPHASGGQILAQVEEATDIAPDFVIFDGGTNDAQSIFRDRAYDVGTYAEELERTLNTMKRKWPTARIVYVAAHKLGSRDWDTQMALRKVTLQACRQSDVAIADVFGETTFDTRDDGQRVKYTFDDLVNGFPGTDGSGTHPNMAGITTFYVPVVSARLQQISLR comes from the coding sequence GTGGACAACGGGTTGGCGGGCAGGAGTGTCTATGCCTTTGGCGACAGCATTGTGTACGGACACGTGTATCCGCGCAGTTTTGCGGACCTCGTCGCCGAGCAAGAGAGCATGACCCTCACCAAGTTCGCCCGGAACGGCGCCACCATTGGCGCCGACCCACATGCTTCCGGTGGGCAGATACTTGCCCAGGTCGAGGAGGCGACCGACATCGCGCCGGACTTCGTCATCTTCGACGGGGGCACCAACGACGCACAGTCGATCTTCCGGGATCGGGCGTACGACGTGGGCACCTACGCGGAAGAACTGGAGAGGACACTGAACACGATGAAGCGGAAATGGCCGACCGCTCGCATCGTGTACGTCGCCGCCCACAAACTCGGCTCGAGGGACTGGGACACTCAGATGGCTCTGCGCAAGGTGACCTTGCAGGCCTGTCGCCAGTCGGATGTCGCCATTGCCGACGTTTTCGGGGAGACCACGTTCGACACCCGCGATGATGGCCAGCGGGTGAAATACACATTCGACGATCTGGTCAACGGTTTTCCTGGTACAGACGGATCGGGAACGCACCCCAACATGGCCGGTATTACCACATTCTATGTGCCGGTGGTAAGCGCCAGGCTGCAGCAGATTTCACTACGCTGA
- a CDS encoding right-handed parallel beta-helix repeat-containing protein, protein MTVNRRLVSRATAAALCVLAVVLASIVLIPAQRAYAAGTTYYVSTSGNDSNAGTSSSAPWRSLTKVNSTTFQPGDVIRFEAGDSWTGQLWPKGSGTDGAPISIDSYGTGAKPKIAGQGTVGDAVRLNNQQYWEIRNLDVSNEVPTGTTDGSKLGDFRGIGVHGDNGQTLHHFVIDSVDVHDVTGEVKWVGGSTANNKPGITFQQGWDRSKDTGGIAFLTGVQDITAPGAPTVLDDITVENSTIKNTSFAGIVTKQYAGDAPGAVYTGWGKRATATDPNYNPYTNVTFRGNYITQSNTPYGCNGIYLTGVRDGLVEGNVIDRVGVSGVETNMADSVTVQHNEIMGTHLSSGGADQNGLDPDIGTTNQLFQYNYLHDNGDGILLCACNTAVKFGSVVVRYNVVTGTSRWNLNMSQGATGAVANLYNNTFYNAASTIMVTGGVAGTATLTNNLFDSVPNSPQFLQQSTITYRNNGYSSNLTTVPTSDATRKVGSPMLVNPSVTGPYGDVNGPRFDTAANFALQSGSPFVDAGATVTGNGGLDFAGAPVPIGNGPEIGAFERGAPDIAFTDTFDNLATGVLTNGTNGWRVISTNNDISVVETPSATDKSVRLTRTVDGGGTDGTNLARLFSTPLQGLVTIEAQVMRNDTQAGWFGLPYVYNSSGTQAVSVAFARGQIHAYQGTTDSVVGTYTNGKWYRVTLTVDTVNQSFDLDIDGRRVLTDAAFRTSMPGIAKIAWYSNGGERGSVYVDDVRIARGSAYGQ, encoded by the coding sequence ATGACCGTCAACCGAAGACTCGTGTCACGAGCGACAGCGGCCGCACTGTGCGTGCTGGCCGTCGTGCTCGCGTCGATCGTGCTCATCCCCGCGCAGCGGGCCTACGCCGCGGGCACCACGTATTACGTGAGCACGAGCGGCAACGACAGCAACGCCGGAACCAGCAGCAGCGCTCCTTGGCGCTCACTGACCAAGGTGAACTCGACGACGTTCCAGCCCGGCGACGTCATTCGCTTCGAGGCCGGTGACAGCTGGACAGGGCAGCTGTGGCCGAAGGGATCCGGCACCGACGGGGCACCGATCTCCATCGACAGCTACGGAACGGGTGCCAAGCCGAAGATCGCCGGCCAGGGCACCGTCGGCGACGCGGTGCGGCTGAACAACCAGCAGTACTGGGAGATCCGCAACCTCGACGTGTCGAACGAGGTACCCACGGGCACGACGGACGGTTCGAAACTCGGCGACTTCCGCGGCATCGGCGTGCACGGCGACAACGGCCAGACCCTGCACCACTTCGTGATCGACTCGGTCGACGTGCACGATGTCACCGGCGAGGTCAAGTGGGTCGGCGGCAGCACGGCCAACAACAAGCCGGGCATCACCTTCCAACAGGGCTGGGACCGTTCGAAGGACACCGGCGGCATCGCCTTCCTCACCGGCGTCCAGGACATCACCGCGCCCGGCGCCCCCACGGTGCTCGACGACATCACCGTGGAGAACTCCACCATCAAGAACACCTCGTTCGCGGGGATCGTCACGAAGCAGTACGCCGGTGACGCGCCCGGTGCCGTCTACACCGGCTGGGGCAAGCGCGCCACGGCCACCGACCCCAACTACAACCCGTACACCAACGTCACGTTCCGCGGCAACTACATCACTCAGTCGAACACCCCCTACGGTTGCAACGGCATCTACCTCACCGGCGTCCGGGACGGACTCGTCGAGGGCAACGTGATCGACCGGGTCGGCGTCTCCGGTGTCGAGACCAACATGGCCGACAGCGTCACCGTCCAGCACAACGAGATCATGGGCACCCACCTCTCGTCGGGCGGTGCTGACCAGAATGGCCTGGACCCCGACATCGGCACCACGAACCAGCTGTTCCAGTACAACTACCTCCACGACAACGGCGACGGCATCCTGCTCTGCGCGTGCAACACCGCGGTCAAGTTCGGCAGCGTGGTGGTCCGCTACAACGTCGTGACCGGCACCTCCCGGTGGAACCTGAACATGAGTCAGGGCGCGACGGGCGCTGTCGCGAACCTCTACAACAACACCTTCTACAACGCCGCTTCGACGATCATGGTGACCGGCGGTGTTGCGGGCACGGCGACGCTGACCAACAACCTGTTCGACTCCGTACCGAACTCGCCCCAGTTCCTTCAGCAGTCGACCATCACCTACCGCAACAACGGGTACTCGTCCAACCTGACCACCGTGCCCACGTCCGACGCGACGCGCAAGGTCGGGAGCCCGATGCTCGTCAATCCGTCCGTCACAGGGCCCTACGGCGACGTGAACGGCCCGAGGTTCGACACGGCGGCGAACTTCGCGCTCCAGTCCGGTTCGCCGTTCGTCGACGCCGGTGCCACCGTCACCGGCAACGGCGGCCTCGACTTCGCCGGGGCTCCTGTGCCGATCGGGAACGGTCCGGAGATCGGTGCCTTCGAACGCGGGGCGCCCGACATCGCGTTCACGGACACGTTCGACAACCTGGCGACCGGCGTGCTCACCAACGGGACCAACGGTTGGCGAGTCATCTCGACCAACAACGACATCTCCGTGGTGGAGACGCCGTCCGCCACCGACAAGAGCGTCCGGCTGACCCGCACCGTCGATGGCGGCGGCACCGACGGGACCAACCTCGCCCGGCTATTCAGCACCCCGCTGCAGGGCCTGGTGACCATCGAGGCGCAGGTGATGCGCAACGACACGCAGGCGGGCTGGTTCGGGTTGCCCTACGTGTACAACTCCAGCGGCACCCAGGCGGTCAGCGTCGCGTTCGCCCGCGGCCAGATCCACGCGTATCAGGGAACCACGGACTCTGTGGTCGGTACGTACACGAATGGCAAGTGGTACCGGGTCACGCTGACGGTGGACACCGTGAACCAGAGCTTCGACCTGGACATAGACGGCCGGCGCGTGCTGACCGATGCCGCGTTCCGTACCTCGATGCCGGGGATCGCGAAGATCGCCTGGTACTCGAACGGGGGTGAGCGCGGGTCGGTTTACGTGGACGACGTGCGGATCGCGCGCGGCTCCGCATACGGCCAGTGA